A region from the Candidatus Hydrogenedentota bacterium genome encodes:
- a CDS encoding site-2 protease family protein yields the protein MDIDIGFILLQYFCLLFSLCVHEAAHAAMANYCGDPTGRLMGRLTLNPVKHADPLGTVILPLVMMLTNVPYMFGWAKPVPFNPRNLNNARRDPMLIALAGPGSNLLVALSGALVLRILVTVGGFEPDSQIIEILFMIVLYLIMINMILLLFNIIPVPPLDGHYVLGYFLPESGQRTLDQVGPFGILIAIFVARPWLSFALPKMQTALVWFVTWGQTG from the coding sequence ATGGATATCGATATTGGATTCATACTGTTACAGTATTTCTGCCTTCTATTCTCGCTATGTGTGCATGAAGCGGCGCACGCGGCCATGGCGAACTACTGCGGCGACCCTACCGGCCGGCTCATGGGGCGCCTGACCCTGAACCCGGTCAAGCACGCCGACCCGCTCGGCACCGTCATCCTGCCACTGGTCATGATGCTGACCAACGTGCCCTACATGTTCGGCTGGGCCAAGCCCGTGCCGTTCAACCCGCGCAATCTGAACAACGCGCGGCGCGACCCCATGCTCATCGCCCTCGCGGGACCCGGCTCCAATCTCCTGGTCGCCCTTTCCGGCGCCCTGGTATTGCGAATCCTTGTTACCGTCGGAGGCTTCGAGCCAGACTCGCAGATCATCGAAATCCTGTTCATGATCGTCTTGTATCTCATCATGATCAACATGATATTGCTGCTCTTCAATATCATTCCCGTGCCGCCGCTGGACGGACATTACGTCCTCGGCTATTTCCTCCCCGAGAGCGGCCAGCGCACGCTGGACCAGGTCGGGCCCTTTGGGATTCTTATCGCCATATTCGTGGCGCGGCCCTGGCTGTCGTTCGCATTGCCGAAGATGCAGACGGCCCTCGTCTGGTTCGTTACCTGGGGCCAGACCGGATAG